One Halovivax ruber XH-70 genomic region harbors:
- a CDS encoding SLC13 family permease, producing the protein MATLTTGALLVFLIVAVALVLFVTEPVPIDVTAIGIMVTLMVLGPWTGISPSDGVAGFSNPATITILAMMILSEGVRRTGLIQRLQTIVASYTGTSEYRQLGATIGIVGPLSALINNTAAVAVLVPMVNDLAHENGTSPSKLLLPLSFASMFGGMLTLIGTSTNLVASSLSASYIDRSFSMFEFTHLGVIVFLVGSAYLLTVGYWLAPSHVTPRSDRATTAKEEYLTELVVREHSPAVGLTVREALEQVDFEAEVTQLIRDDRYSFNPPLSTTVRSGDVYTVRLTDDALQTLLDVDGIDLVPGVTAESDLKALPPERTLVEIVLTAGSDLIGETIDSASFSDAYRARVLAVRRGGKITHERLPEFNFRPGDALLIESEAETVDRLANDPNVIVAGDLALQQFRGSKLPIAIAVVFAVVGLAALGVLPIMVSALAGVVVMLAAGVVKPAEAYEAVQWDVIFLLAGVIPLGNAMAETGGADVLGAMVVSSADVLPAVGVLGLFYVLTAVMTNMVSNQASVVLLIPVAVDVAARIDANAFAFVLAVTFAASTAFMTPVGYQTNLFVYGPGKYQFADFIRVGGPLQLLLAVVTTAGIAVFWGV; encoded by the coding sequence ATGGCCACGCTAACGACCGGGGCGTTGCTCGTCTTTCTGATCGTGGCCGTTGCGCTGGTCTTGTTCGTCACCGAACCGGTCCCCATCGACGTCACGGCCATCGGCATCATGGTGACGCTGATGGTGCTCGGTCCGTGGACGGGCATTTCGCCGAGCGACGGTGTCGCCGGGTTCTCCAACCCCGCGACGATCACGATCCTCGCAATGATGATCCTGAGTGAGGGCGTCCGTCGAACTGGTCTCATCCAGCGGCTCCAGACGATCGTGGCGTCCTACACCGGGACGAGCGAGTACAGACAACTGGGCGCGACCATCGGGATCGTCGGCCCGCTATCGGCGCTCATCAACAACACGGCCGCGGTCGCGGTGCTGGTACCGATGGTGAACGACCTCGCTCACGAGAACGGGACCTCCCCGTCGAAGCTCCTGTTGCCCCTGTCGTTCGCGTCGATGTTCGGCGGCATGCTCACCCTCATCGGGACGTCTACCAACCTCGTCGCCAGCAGTCTTTCCGCGAGCTACATCGATCGCTCCTTTTCGATGTTCGAGTTCACGCACCTCGGCGTCATCGTGTTTCTCGTCGGGTCGGCGTACCTACTCACGGTCGGATACTGGCTCGCCCCGTCCCACGTGACGCCGCGAAGCGACCGGGCGACGACGGCCAAGGAGGAGTATCTCACGGAACTGGTCGTTCGCGAACACTCCCCCGCGGTCGGGTTGACGGTTCGGGAGGCCCTGGAGCAAGTCGATTTCGAGGCCGAGGTCACCCAACTCATCCGGGACGATCGGTACAGTTTCAATCCGCCGCTATCGACGACCGTCCGGAGCGGCGACGTCTACACGGTCAGGCTCACCGACGACGCGCTCCAGACGCTGCTCGACGTGGACGGGATCGATCTCGTCCCCGGCGTCACGGCCGAGTCCGACCTGAAGGCGCTCCCGCCGGAGCGGACGCTCGTCGAAATCGTCCTCACGGCGGGGTCGGACCTGATCGGCGAAACGATCGACTCCGCCAGCTTTTCCGACGCGTACCGCGCCCGTGTGCTCGCCGTTCGACGCGGCGGCAAGATCACCCACGAGCGGTTGCCCGAGTTCAATTTCCGCCCGGGGGACGCGCTTCTCATCGAGTCCGAAGCCGAAACCGTCGATCGCCTCGCCAACGACCCGAACGTCATCGTCGCCGGCGATCTCGCACTCCAGCAGTTCCGCGGGTCGAAACTGCCCATCGCGATCGCCGTCGTCTTCGCCGTCGTGGGACTGGCCGCGCTCGGCGTCCTCCCCATCATGGTGTCAGCCCTGGCCGGCGTCGTGGTGATGCTCGCTGCGGGAGTCGTCAAGCCCGCCGAGGCCTACGAGGCCGTGCAGTGGGACGTCATTTTCCTGCTCGCCGGCGTCATCCCCTTGGGAAACGCGATGGCCGAGACCGGCGGCGCGGACGTCCTCGGTGCGATGGTCGTCTCGAGTGCGGATGTCTTGCCGGCGGTAGGCGTGCTCGGACTGTTCTACGTGCTTACGGCGGTCATGACCAACATGGTCAGCAATCAGGCGAGCGTCGTTTTGCTCATCCCGGTGGCGGTCGACGTCGCCGCCCGGATCGACGCTAACGCGTTCGCGTTCGTCCTCGCGGTGACCTTCGCAGCCAGTACGGCGTTCATGACTCCGGTCGGCTACCAGACCAACCTGTTCGTCTACGGGCCTGGAAAGTACCAGTTCGCCGATTTCATCCGCGTGGGCGGGCCGCTCCAGCTCCTGCTCGCGGTCGTGACGACCGCCGGCATCGCCGTTTTCTGGGGCGTGTAA
- a CDS encoding phosphoglycerate kinase, which translates to MSSFRTIDNLEPGRRLLVRIDVNAPVEDGVVQDGRRFARHAETIRDLLADDHAVALLAHQGRPGRDTFVSLDQHADILGDHLGREVDFVPDTYGEEALAAIDAFDSGDVLLLENVRMCDGELPEADPGVKAETEFVRTLAPRFDAYVGDAYSTAHRSHASIVGFPRVMDAYAGRVMEGEYTANTAIRERSFDGPVTMVLGGTKAEDTIPVVERLGDTVDRFCLGGIVGELFLRTEGYDVGYDVEGSELFDHQWDDHRETIERVHDSYDEKLFLPTDLAFEGADGERAEVDVEGVTKETPFFDVGSETVERYADRVSTSEAVFVKGALGVFEDERFADGTVAVLSAIADADCFSVVGGGDTARSISAYDLDESDFSRVSIAGGAYVRALTGDPLVGVDVLESAS; encoded by the coding sequence ATGTCCTCGTTTCGAACGATCGACAACCTGGAACCGGGCCGACGACTCCTCGTCCGGATCGACGTCAACGCTCCGGTCGAGGACGGCGTCGTCCAGGACGGCCGTCGCTTCGCCCGCCACGCGGAGACGATTCGAGATCTGCTCGCGGACGATCACGCCGTCGCCCTGCTGGCCCATCAGGGCCGGCCGGGTCGAGACACGTTCGTCTCGCTCGATCAGCACGCCGATATCCTCGGCGACCATCTGGGGCGGGAGGTCGACTTCGTTCCCGACACGTACGGCGAGGAGGCGCTCGCGGCGATCGACGCTTTCGATTCCGGCGACGTGCTCCTCCTCGAAAACGTGCGGATGTGTGACGGAGAACTGCCGGAAGCGGATCCCGGCGTCAAGGCCGAAACCGAGTTCGTCCGGACGCTCGCGCCGCGATTCGACGCGTACGTCGGCGACGCGTACTCGACGGCGCACCGCTCGCACGCCTCGATCGTCGGCTTTCCCCGCGTCATGGACGCGTACGCGGGCCGCGTGATGGAGGGCGAGTACACCGCGAACACCGCCATCAGGGAGCGATCATTCGACGGCCCGGTGACGATGGTGCTGGGCGGAACGAAGGCGGAGGACACGATCCCGGTCGTCGAACGTCTCGGCGACACCGTCGACCGGTTCTGCCTGGGCGGGATCGTCGGCGAACTCTTCTTGCGGACCGAGGGGTACGACGTCGGCTACGACGTCGAGGGGTCGGAGCTGTTCGACCACCAGTGGGACGATCATCGCGAGACTATCGAGCGCGTGCACGACTCGTACGACGAGAAGTTGTTCCTCCCGACCGACCTCGCGTTCGAGGGCGCGGACGGCGAGCGCGCGGAGGTCGACGTCGAGGGGGTCACCAAGGAAACTCCGTTCTTCGATGTCGGCTCTGAGACGGTCGAGCGCTACGCCGACCGCGTTTCGACGTCTGAAGCCGTCTTCGTCAAAGGGGCCCTCGGCGTCTTCGAGGACGAGCGGTTCGCCGACGGGACCGTCGCGGTTCTCTCGGCGATCGCCGACGCGGACTGCTTCTCGGTCGTCGGTGGGGGAGACACCGCACGATCGATCTCGGCGTACGATCTCGACGAATCCGACTTCTCCCGCGTTTCGATCGCCGGTGGGGCCTACGTCCGTGCACTCACCGGCGATCCGCTGGTCGGCGTCGACGTCCTCGAATCGGCGTCGTGA
- a CDS encoding zinc-binding dehydrogenase translates to MDAFVMEEVGETGFAEKEPPEAGPTDAVIRPTKGLVCTSDVHTVHGAIGERENLTLGHEVVGVVEEVGDQVAQFEPGDRVAVGAITPDWGSAAAQDDHPSQSNEALGGWKYANVKDGTFADYAHVNEADANMAHIPDGVSDEEAVYVTDMMSTGFMGAENADIPVGGTVAVFAQGPVGLMATKGAELQGAGHIIAVETVQNRQELAQTYGADDVVDFAEGDPVEQIMDLTDGEGVDAAMEALGTSGTFEQCIEVTKAGGTISNTGYHGEGEYVNIPREAWGVGMAEKDIATGLCPGGRLRLQRLLRLLDRDRVDPTHMTTHEFPFDEIDEAFRLMETKEDDIIKPLIDFE, encoded by the coding sequence ATGGACGCGTTCGTCATGGAAGAAGTGGGAGAAACCGGATTCGCGGAGAAAGAACCGCCCGAAGCGGGGCCAACAGACGCCGTCATCCGGCCGACGAAGGGGCTGGTCTGTACCTCGGACGTCCACACCGTTCACGGTGCGATCGGCGAACGAGAGAACCTGACGCTGGGACACGAGGTCGTGGGCGTCGTCGAGGAAGTCGGCGATCAGGTCGCGCAGTTCGAGCCGGGCGATCGGGTCGCCGTCGGCGCCATCACCCCCGACTGGGGGTCCGCCGCCGCCCAGGACGATCACCCGTCACAGTCAAACGAGGCACTCGGCGGGTGGAAGTACGCGAACGTCAAGGACGGAACCTTCGCCGACTACGCCCACGTGAACGAGGCCGACGCGAACATGGCCCACATCCCCGACGGCGTGAGCGACGAGGAAGCGGTCTACGTCACTGACATGATGAGTACTGGGTTCATGGGAGCGGAGAACGCCGATATCCCGGTCGGCGGAACGGTCGCCGTGTTCGCGCAGGGGCCGGTCGGATTGATGGCCACGAAAGGCGCGGAGCTTCAGGGCGCCGGGCACATCATCGCCGTCGAGACGGTCCAGAACAGACAGGAGCTCGCGCAAACCTACGGTGCCGACGACGTCGTCGACTTCGCCGAGGGCGATCCGGTCGAACAGATCATGGACCTCACCGATGGCGAGGGCGTCGACGCCGCGATGGAGGCGCTCGGAACGAGCGGGACCTTCGAGCAGTGCATCGAGGTCACCAAAGCCGGCGGCACGATCTCGAACACGGGGTACCACGGCGAAGGCGAGTACGTCAACATCCCCCGGGAAGCCTGGGGCGTCGGCATGGCCGAGAAGGACATCGCCACCGGCCTCTGTCCCGGTGGCCGACTCCGACTCCAGCGACTGCTTCGCCTGCTGGATCGCGACCGCGTGGATCCGACGCACATGACCACGCACGAGTTCCCGTTCGACGAAATCGACGAGGCGTTCCGCCTGATGGAGACGAAGGAGGACGACATCATCAAACCGCTCATCGACTTCGAGTAG
- a CDS encoding cation-translocating P-type ATPase — protein MDDPPHAHPTEQVLDALETEIAGLSTDEAQHRLDAYGENEIVRSGGRSPLDIFLAQFDSVLIWVLLFAALLSTWAGQTVDAVLIVIIVGANGIFGFFQDYRAERSLESLRELAAPTATVRRDGEPSEIEATELVPGDAIVLRSGDVVPADARVISETDLNVDEAALTGESVPVSKTTTAVEADTPLAERKGMVYKATNVTRGKGAAVVTATGMATEVGDIAGELAGTEETETPLQSELDDLGRSLGIGILLLSALVAPLLILRGTGAVQAALTAVSLAVAAIPEGLPAVVTLTLAIGVRGMADENALVRRLPAVEALGSVDVICTDKTGTLTRGEMTVRRLWVNDAVVAGDEVTHETESAGTHDPTDREALLVRIGALCNDATLEGGDPTEVALVEAADRRGLDVEGLRTAHPRSDEIPFSSDRKWMGTVHDDVGYVKGAPEIVVENCDRVLTAEGAKTLTDAGRERIASRVEAFADDALRVLGMATCEQVADADDLRDGLTFVGLVGMIDPAREEVADAIAATERAGIDVKMVTGDNVRTATAVGETLGFESTVLEGREIESMADDELRERVDHVDVFARTSPEHKVRILRALQARGHRVAMTGDGVNDAPALKNADVGVAMGVRGTDVARQSADVVLLDDNYATIERAVERGRAIFDNVWKFVAYLLSANAAEVAIVFVASLYGYLLLPAVQLLWINLLTDGLPALALGADPGSEDVMDRPPRGAGRGIVDREMLEVIGATAAVTTVVVLGLAAYALGGASETTAYAMTMVFTAFVVVEFEKLYVIRRLRETPTVTNPWLAAAIATSLVAQLAVLYTPLNRYFGTVALGPADWGILGGVVGLCLVGHLVVTAALRNWRSATG, from the coding sequence ATGGACGATCCACCGCACGCGCACCCAACGGAGCAGGTCCTCGACGCGCTGGAGACGGAAATCGCTGGACTATCCACCGACGAGGCCCAACATCGACTCGACGCGTATGGCGAGAACGAGATAGTCCGGTCGGGCGGCCGGTCGCCGCTGGACATCTTTCTCGCCCAGTTCGACAGCGTGTTGATCTGGGTCCTGCTGTTCGCGGCCCTTCTCTCGACGTGGGCCGGACAGACCGTCGACGCGGTGTTGATCGTGATCATCGTCGGGGCCAACGGCATCTTCGGGTTCTTTCAGGACTACCGCGCCGAACGCAGCCTCGAGTCGCTGCGGGAGCTGGCGGCCCCGACGGCGACCGTCCGGAGGGACGGCGAACCGAGCGAGATCGAGGCGACAGAACTCGTTCCCGGCGACGCGATCGTCCTGCGGAGCGGCGACGTCGTACCCGCAGACGCCCGCGTCATCTCGGAAACTGATCTGAATGTCGACGAGGCGGCGCTCACGGGCGAGAGCGTCCCGGTTTCGAAGACGACGACCGCAGTCGAGGCGGACACGCCGCTGGCCGAGCGAAAGGGCATGGTCTACAAGGCGACGAACGTCACCCGCGGGAAAGGCGCGGCCGTCGTGACCGCTACCGGCATGGCAACAGAGGTCGGCGACATCGCCGGGGAACTCGCCGGAACCGAAGAGACCGAGACGCCGCTACAGTCGGAACTCGACGACCTGGGACGTAGTCTCGGGATCGGAATCCTCCTCCTGTCGGCGCTGGTCGCACCGTTGCTGATCCTCAGGGGCACCGGCGCGGTCCAGGCCGCGCTCACCGCCGTCTCGCTCGCCGTCGCCGCGATTCCGGAGGGGTTGCCCGCCGTAGTGACGCTGACGCTCGCCATCGGGGTTCGAGGGATGGCCGACGAGAACGCGCTGGTACGACGACTCCCAGCGGTCGAAGCGCTCGGCTCCGTCGACGTCATCTGCACGGACAAGACCGGGACGCTCACGAGAGGCGAGATGACAGTGCGTCGTCTCTGGGTAAACGACGCCGTCGTCGCCGGAGACGAGGTGACACACGAGACCGAATCAGCGGGGACACACGACCCGACCGACCGCGAGGCCCTGTTGGTGCGAATCGGGGCACTGTGTAACGACGCCACGCTTGAGGGAGGCGACCCGACCGAAGTCGCGCTCGTCGAGGCAGCCGATCGTCGTGGCCTGGACGTCGAGGGACTCCGGACCGCCCATCCCCGGAGCGACGAGATCCCGTTTTCCTCGGACCGCAAGTGGATGGGGACCGTGCACGACGACGTCGGCTACGTCAAAGGGGCCCCGGAGATCGTCGTGGAGAACTGTGATCGGGTGCTGACGGCCGAAGGAGCGAAAACGCTCACCGACGCTGGGCGCGAGCGGATCGCATCACGAGTAGAAGCGTTCGCCGACGATGCGCTCCGGGTCCTCGGGATGGCCACGTGCGAGCAAGTCGCAGACGCGGACGACCTCCGCGACGGGCTCACGTTCGTCGGGCTGGTCGGCATGATCGACCCGGCGCGCGAAGAGGTCGCCGATGCGATCGCGGCGACCGAACGCGCCGGCATCGACGTCAAGATGGTGACCGGCGACAACGTCCGGACGGCGACGGCGGTCGGCGAGACGCTCGGGTTCGAGTCGACCGTCCTGGAGGGCCGCGAGATCGAATCGATGGCCGACGACGAGCTCCGGGAACGGGTCGATCACGTCGACGTGTTCGCTCGCACGTCACCGGAACACAAGGTCCGCATCTTGCGCGCGCTCCAGGCTCGTGGTCACCGTGTCGCGATGACTGGCGACGGCGTCAACGACGCACCGGCGCTGAAGAACGCCGACGTCGGCGTCGCGATGGGGGTTCGCGGCACCGACGTCGCCAGACAGTCAGCGGACGTCGTCCTGCTCGACGACAATTACGCGACGATCGAGCGCGCAGTCGAGCGGGGACGGGCTATCTTCGACAACGTCTGGAAATTCGTCGCCTACCTCCTCAGCGCGAACGCCGCGGAGGTGGCGATCGTCTTCGTGGCCTCCCTGTACGGCTACCTCCTGCTTCCGGCCGTACAACTCCTGTGGATCAACCTGCTGACCGACGGATTACCGGCGCTGGCACTCGGCGCCGATCCCGGTAGTGAAGACGTGATGGACCGCCCGCCGCGCGGCGCGGGTCGCGGCATCGTCGACCGGGAGATGCTGGAGGTGATCGGTGCCACCGCCGCCGTGACCACGGTCGTCGTGCTGGGCCTCGCGGCGTACGCGCTCGGCGGCGCGTCCGAGACGACGGCGTACGCGATGACGATGGTGTTCACCGCGTTCGTGGTCGTCGAGTTCGAGAAACTGTACGTCATCCGCCGACTGCGCGAGACGCCGACGGTTACGAACCCCTGGCTCGCCGCCGCGATCGCCACGTCGCTCGTCGCGCAACTGGCCGTCCTCTACACACCGCTCAACCGGTACTTCGGAACGGTGGCGCTGGGGCCCGCGGACTGGGGGATACTCGGCGGCGTCGTGGGGCTCTGCCTCGTGGGCCACCTCGTCGTTACCGCAGCGCTCAGAAACTGGCGATCGGCGACGGGGTGA
- a CDS encoding pyridoxamine 5'-phosphate oxidase family protein: MQGLRWVQMNDEEIDEFLGRGGTGVISFATPDDESPASIPVSYGYNATDRTFYFNLSSPAERREDGLVEEPVSFVVHQQSDSGWRSVVATGRLEDVSEMPYASDAIQGMWAIEIPIVDVFDRPRREITFQHYRLVPESVSGRKEVSTDD; this comes from the coding sequence ATGCAAGGGCTTCGATGGGTCCAGATGAACGACGAAGAGATCGACGAGTTCCTCGGGCGCGGGGGGACGGGCGTCATCTCCTTCGCGACGCCGGACGACGAATCGCCCGCTTCGATTCCGGTCTCCTACGGGTACAACGCGACCGACCGAACGTTCTACTTCAACCTCTCGTCACCCGCCGAGAGACGCGAGGACGGGCTCGTCGAAGAACCCGTTTCGTTCGTCGTCCACCAGCAGTCAGACAGCGGGTGGCGAAGCGTCGTCGCGACCGGTCGGTTGGAGGACGTCTCCGAGATGCCGTACGCCTCGGACGCCATCCAGGGAATGTGGGCGATCGAAATCCCGATCGTCGACGTCTTCGACCGGCCGCGGCGGGAAATTACGTTTCAGCACTATCGACTCGTTCCTGAGTCGGTATCCGGCCGAAAAGAGGTCTCGACGGACGACTGA
- a CDS encoding phosphotransacetylase family protein codes for MTDTDTTAERTASDDATDRSNETRHDEAMDGPDDTRPDDATARQTDARADGGAETLLIASLEESTGKTAITLALAQLASDNGERVGYMKPKGTRLQSNVGKTLDADPLLAKELLGIDADVSTLEPIVYSPTFVEQVIRGRETPENLRERVREAFDELTGETDRMFVEGAGEYTVGEIVDLTDADVAELLDARVVLVAPYERPGDVDDVLAASRAFGDRLAGVIFNDVADAAYDDLETDVVPFLEGRGVPVYGIVPRVQELSGVTVADLADELGASVLVEEGTDRYVERFSVAAMGADSALRYFRRTRDAAVITGGDRADVQAAALEASGIRCLILTGGHHPSGRILGTATERSVPILSVQSDTLTTVERTESIVRGGRTQDEATVRRMHELLTDHAAVAELLGTE; via the coding sequence ATGACAGACACCGACACGACAGCCGAACGAACGGCGAGCGACGACGCGACGGATCGATCGAACGAAACGCGACACGACGAAGCGATGGACGGCCCGGACGACACACGACCCGACGACGCGACGGCGCGACAGACCGACGCACGAGCGGACGGCGGAGCGGAGACGCTGCTGATCGCCTCACTCGAGGAGAGTACTGGCAAGACGGCGATCACGCTGGCGCTGGCCCAGCTCGCGTCGGACAACGGCGAGCGTGTGGGGTACATGAAGCCGAAGGGCACTCGACTACAGAGCAACGTCGGGAAGACGCTCGACGCGGACCCCCTGCTGGCGAAGGAACTGCTCGGCATCGATGCGGACGTGTCGACGCTCGAACCGATCGTCTACTCACCGACGTTCGTCGAACAGGTCATCAGAGGTCGCGAAACCCCCGAAAACCTCCGCGAGCGCGTCCGCGAGGCGTTCGACGAACTCACCGGCGAAACGGACCGAATGTTCGTCGAAGGGGCCGGCGAGTACACCGTCGGGGAGATCGTCGACCTCACGGACGCCGACGTCGCAGAGCTGCTCGACGCCCGCGTGGTGCTCGTGGCTCCGTACGAACGTCCCGGCGACGTCGACGACGTGCTCGCAGCCAGCCGCGCGTTCGGCGACCGGCTGGCTGGCGTGATCTTCAACGACGTCGCGGACGCGGCGTACGACGACCTCGAGACCGACGTGGTTCCGTTCCTCGAAGGGCGCGGCGTTCCGGTCTACGGGATCGTCCCGCGAGTGCAGGAACTCTCCGGGGTGACGGTCGCCGATCTGGCTGACGAACTCGGCGCCTCCGTCCTCGTCGAGGAGGGGACCGACCGATACGTCGAGCGCTTCTCCGTCGCGGCGATGGGGGCAGACAGCGCGCTCAGATACTTCAGGCGAACCAGAGACGCTGCCGTCATCACTGGCGGTGACCGAGCGGACGTTCAAGCCGCGGCACTCGAAGCGTCCGGCATCCGGTGTCTCATCCTGACCGGCGGGCACCATCCATCCGGTCGCATCCTCGGCACGGCGACCGAACGGTCGGTGCCCATCCTGTCGGTGCAGTCGGACACGTTGACCACGGTCGAGCGCACGGAGTCGATCGTTCGGGGCGGACGCACACAGGACGAGGCCACCGTCCGGCGAATGCACGAACTGCTCACCGATCACGCCGCCGTGGCGGAGCTCCTCGGAACCGAGTGA
- a CDS encoding acetate--CoA ligase family protein, giving the protein MGRFTGLFEPERVGIVGATDRDGSIGRALVTNLDEHYDGEIVPINPGRDTVLGYDCYPDVASAPSIDLGVVVVPPPAVLDAVRDLGEAGTRNVVVITAGFGESGSEGAKRERELRAIAEEYDIDLVGPNSLGVMSTPAGLNATFGPDIAREGSISFMSQSGAFITAVLDWANEEGISFRHVVSVGNKAVLDEVDFLRAWDEDEGTDVIVGYLEGIEDGQAFVQAAREVTSETPVVLVKSGRTDAGAQAASSHTGAIAGSEEAYRAGLDQAGVIRASTVEELFDYARGLSGLSTLESEGVAIVTNAGGPGVLTTDAVGDSSLELASFEDATIGELTDSMPEEAAVYNPIDVIGDADVDRFRTALEQALADPNVGSAIVVSAPTAVLQYEALAEMVLDVRESYETPIVTCLMGGSRVDTAEGILRDAGVPNYFDPSRAVAGLDALAQHDEITGRAADDPTAYDVDRERARSILERAADRTDNRLGVESMDLLDAYGIPTPTSEIVDDPIRARDVAEDIDADVVMKIVSPDISHKSDIGGVAVGVAVDEVEDTYEDLVARARNYQPTASILGVQIQEMVDLDAATETIVGMNRDPQFGPLLLFGLGGIFVEILEDTSIRVAPIGETEARSMVDEITAAPLLRGARGREPADIDAIVETLGRLSQLVTDFPALVELDVNPLVAGPDGVQAIDLRATVDTEEL; this is encoded by the coding sequence ATGGGACGGTTCACAGGGCTCTTCGAGCCCGAACGAGTTGGTATCGTCGGCGCCACGGACCGCGACGGATCGATCGGACGCGCGCTCGTGACGAACCTGGACGAACACTACGACGGCGAGATCGTCCCGATCAACCCCGGCCGGGACACGGTGCTCGGCTACGACTGTTATCCGGACGTCGCGAGCGCACCGTCGATAGACCTCGGCGTCGTCGTCGTCCCACCGCCGGCCGTCCTCGACGCGGTCCGGGACCTCGGCGAAGCGGGGACCCGAAACGTCGTGGTCATCACGGCCGGTTTCGGCGAGAGTGGGAGCGAGGGCGCGAAACGCGAACGAGAACTGCGTGCGATCGCCGAGGAGTACGACATCGACCTCGTCGGGCCGAACAGCCTGGGCGTCATGTCGACGCCTGCAGGCCTCAACGCCACGTTCGGGCCCGACATCGCCCGGGAAGGCTCGATCTCCTTCATGAGCCAGTCGGGGGCGTTCATCACGGCCGTCCTCGACTGGGCGAACGAGGAGGGCATCTCGTTCCGCCACGTCGTCTCCGTCGGGAACAAGGCGGTTCTCGACGAGGTGGACTTCCTCCGCGCGTGGGACGAAGACGAGGGCACCGACGTCATCGTCGGCTACCTCGAAGGGATCGAAGACGGCCAGGCATTCGTGCAGGCGGCCCGCGAGGTTACGTCAGAGACGCCGGTCGTCCTCGTGAAATCTGGCCGAACGGACGCTGGCGCACAGGCCGCCTCCTCGCACACGGGCGCCATCGCCGGCAGTGAGGAGGCCTACAGGGCCGGCCTCGATCAGGCGGGCGTGATCCGCGCGTCCACGGTCGAGGAACTGTTCGACTACGCCCGCGGCCTCTCGGGGCTCTCGACGCTGGAGTCCGAGGGCGTCGCGATCGTCACGAACGCCGGTGGGCCTGGCGTCCTGACGACCGACGCCGTCGGCGACTCCTCGCTCGAACTCGCGTCGTTCGAAGACGCCACCATCGGGGAACTCACAGATTCGATGCCCGAGGAGGCAGCCGTCTACAACCCGATCGACGTGATCGGCGACGCGGACGTCGACCGGTTCCGGACGGCGCTCGAACAGGCACTGGCCGACCCGAACGTCGGGAGCGCGATCGTCGTCTCGGCCCCCACGGCAGTACTCCAGTACGAAGCCCTCGCAGAGATGGTCCTCGACGTGCGCGAGTCGTACGAGACACCGATCGTGACCTGTCTGATGGGCGGATCGCGAGTCGATACGGCCGAGGGGATACTGCGCGACGCCGGTGTGCCGAACTACTTCGACCCCTCACGGGCGGTGGCCGGTCTCGACGCACTGGCTCAACACGACGAGATCACCGGTCGTGCGGCGGACGACCCGACAGCATACGACGTCGACAGGGAGCGCGCCCGATCGATCCTCGAACGCGCTGCGGACCGGACGGACAACCGCCTCGGTGTCGAATCGATGGACCTCCTCGACGCGTACGGCATTCCGACGCCGACGTCGGAGATCGTCGACGACCCGATCCGGGCCCGCGACGTCGCCGAAGACATCGACGCCGACGTGGTGATGAAGATCGTCAGCCCCGACATCTCGCACAAGTCGGACATCGGCGGCGTGGCCGTCGGCGTTGCAGTCGACGAGGTCGAAGACACCTACGAGGACCTCGTCGCTCGCGCGCGAAACTACCAGCCGACCGCGTCGATCCTCGGCGTACAGATCCAGGAGATGGTGGATCTCGACGCTGCGACGGAGACCATCGTCGGGATGAACCGCGATCCGCAATTTGGCCCGCTGTTGCTGTTCGGTCTGGGCGGCATCTTCGTCGAGATCCTGGAGGACACGTCGATCCGCGTCGCCCCCATCGGGGAGACGGAAGCCCGGAGCATGGTCGACGAGATCACGGCAGCACCGCTGTTGCGCGGGGCTCGCGGACGGGAACCCGCGGATATCGATGCCATCGTCGAGACGCTGGGACGGCTCTCGCAACTGGTCACCGACTTCCCCGCACTGGTGGAACTGGACGTCAACCCGCTCGTCGCCGGCCCGGACGGCGTGCAAGCGATCGACCTCAGGGCAACCGTCGACACGGAGGAACTATGA